In Pseudomonas fluorescens, a genomic segment contains:
- a CDS encoding DUF1161 domain-containing protein, translated as MKRFALAIICAVLATSAVAAPKDCEELRKEIEVNIQAKAIPSYTLEIITAEEAKNHDSAMIVGTCENGTKRIIYQKNND; from the coding sequence ATGAAACGTTTTGCCTTGGCGATCATCTGCGCTGTGCTGGCCACATCGGCCGTGGCCGCTCCAAAAGATTGTGAAGAGCTCAGGAAAGAGATCGAAGTGAATATCCAGGCCAAGGCGATTCCGTCCTACACCCTGGAAATCATCACCGCCGAAGAAGCCAAGAATCATGACAGCGCGATGATTGTCGGTACGTGCGAAAACGGCACCAAGCGCATCATCTATCAGAAAAATAACGACTGA
- a CDS encoding dodecin produces the protein MSDHHTYKKVELVGSSTTSIEDAINNALAEASKSIKHLEWFEVTETRGHIKDGKAAHFQVTLKVGFRIASS, from the coding sequence ATGTCTGATCATCACACCTACAAGAAAGTCGAATTGGTCGGCTCGTCGACCACCAGCATCGAAGATGCGATCAACAACGCCCTGGCCGAAGCCAGCAAGAGCATCAAGCACCTGGAGTGGTTCGAGGTGACGGAAACCCGTGGCCATATCAAGGACGGCAAGGCCGCGCACTTCCAGGTGACGCTGAAGGTGGGGTTCCGAATTGCCAGTAGTTGA
- a CDS encoding LLM class flavin-dependent oxidoreductase, with the protein MKSLSDVKFSTLDLVPVRANGSPAQSLRNSLDLAQHVEKFGYHRFWVAEHHNMDGIASSATSVLLGYLAGGTSTIRVGSGGVMLPNHAPLVIAEQFGTLESLYPGRIDLGLGRAPGSDQMTARALRRERSGSADDFPEDVAELMAYLGPRTPDQRVIAVPGTGTNVPVWLLGSSLFSAQLAGERGLPYAFASHFAPRLMHEAIRVYRNHFKPSAVLDKPYVMLGIPLVAADTDEQADYLATSVYQRILALMRGQSLVQRPPVKTMDGLWLPHEKDAVGSFLGLAMVGSPAKIRAKLEVLIEQTGADELIFTCDLYEHADRIHSYELLAQLMKG; encoded by the coding sequence ATGAAATCGCTGTCCGACGTGAAGTTCTCAACCCTCGACCTGGTGCCCGTACGGGCCAATGGCAGTCCGGCGCAGTCACTGCGCAACTCCCTGGACCTGGCCCAGCACGTGGAAAAATTCGGCTACCACCGTTTCTGGGTGGCGGAGCACCACAATATGGACGGTATCGCCAGTTCGGCGACCTCAGTACTGCTGGGCTACCTGGCCGGTGGCACCTCGACCATCCGCGTCGGCTCCGGTGGCGTGATGCTGCCCAACCACGCGCCGCTGGTGATCGCCGAGCAGTTCGGCACCCTGGAAAGCCTCTACCCCGGGCGTATCGACCTGGGCCTGGGCCGCGCTCCCGGCTCCGACCAAATGACCGCCCGCGCCCTGCGCCGTGAGCGCTCCGGCAGCGCCGACGACTTCCCGGAAGATGTGGCCGAACTGATGGCCTACCTGGGCCCACGCACCCCCGACCAACGGGTGATCGCCGTACCGGGCACCGGTACCAACGTGCCGGTCTGGCTGCTGGGTTCCAGCCTGTTCAGCGCGCAACTGGCGGGGGAGCGCGGTTTGCCCTACGCCTTCGCCTCCCATTTCGCACCGCGCCTGATGCATGAGGCGATTCGCGTGTACCGCAACCACTTCAAGCCTTCCGCCGTGCTCGACAAGCCCTACGTGATGCTCGGCATTCCGCTGGTGGCCGCGGATACGGATGAGCAAGCCGATTACCTGGCCACTTCGGTGTACCAGCGCATCCTGGCGCTGATGCGCGGGCAGAGCCTGGTGCAGCGCCCACCGGTGAAAACCATGGATGGCCTGTGGCTGCCCCATGAAAAAGACGCGGTCGGCAGCTTCCTCGGCCTGGCGATGGTGGGCAGCCCGGCGAAGATCCGCGCCAAACTGGAGGTGTTGATCGAACAGACCGGCGCCGACGAATTGATCTTCACCTGCGACCTGTACGAGCACGCCGACCGGATTCATTCCTACGAACTGCTGGCGCAGTTGATGAAGGGCTAA
- a CDS encoding aminopeptidase: MVRRFLPGLLVGLLSGCSSVSYYSQLASGQWQLLQAREPVAQVIADPSRPQLLRDRLAQAQKARTFASQHLHLPDNQSYRLYADIGRPYVVWNVFATEEFSLSPQNHCFPIAGCVAYRGYYSQGAARGEAALLKQQGMDVSIGGVEAYSTLGWFNDPIMSSMMNWGDERLATLIFHELAHQRFYVKDDTEFNESFANFVEQEGTRQWRAARGLAPLSDAALQQRDQFIRLILDTRKRLEALYAQPLSAALMRRAKAAEFERLRSDYQRMRDSQWGGDKRYDAWINQPMNNARLLPFGLYDQWVPAFAALFRQEGRDWLKFYAAVEKLGELPVGERKAALRQLEGG, translated from the coding sequence ATGGTCAGGCGTTTTCTTCCGGGGTTGTTGGTGGGGCTGCTCAGCGGTTGCTCCAGTGTCAGTTATTACAGCCAGTTGGCGAGTGGCCAGTGGCAGTTGTTGCAGGCCCGGGAGCCGGTGGCGCAGGTCATTGCTGATCCCTCTCGCCCGCAATTATTGCGTGACCGCCTTGCACAAGCGCAGAAGGCCCGCACCTTCGCCAGCCAGCATCTGCACCTGCCCGACAATCAGAGTTACCGCCTGTACGCCGATATCGGCCGGCCCTATGTCGTGTGGAATGTCTTCGCCACCGAGGAATTTTCCCTCTCCCCCCAGAACCATTGCTTCCCCATTGCAGGCTGCGTGGCCTATCGCGGCTATTACAGCCAGGGCGCGGCACGGGGCGAGGCGGCGTTGCTCAAGCAACAGGGCATGGATGTATCGATCGGAGGGGTCGAGGCCTATTCCACCTTGGGCTGGTTCAATGACCCGATCATGAGTTCAATGATGAATTGGGGGGACGAGCGCCTGGCCACGTTGATCTTCCATGAGCTCGCGCACCAGCGCTTCTATGTGAAGGACGACACCGAATTCAATGAGTCCTTTGCCAACTTCGTCGAGCAGGAAGGCACGCGACAATGGCGCGCCGCCCGTGGCCTGGCGCCTTTGAGCGATGCAGCGTTGCAACAGCGCGATCAGTTTATCCGCCTGATTCTTGATACCCGCAAACGCCTGGAGGCCTTGTACGCACAGCCGTTGTCGGCTGCGTTGATGAGGCGGGCCAAAGCGGCGGAATTTGAGCGCTTGCGCAGTGACTACCAGCGCATGCGCGACAGCCAGTGGGGCGGCGACAAGCGTTATGACGCCTGGATCAACCAACCCATGAACAACGCGCGGTTGTTGCCGTTCGGGCTGTATGACCAATGGGTGCCGGCGTTTGCCGCGTTGTTTCGGCAGGAAGGCAGGGATTGGCTGAAGTTCTATGCGGCGGTGGAGAAGCTGGGCGAGTTGCCGGTGGGGGAGCGCAAGGCTGCGTTGAGGCAGTTGGAAGGGGGTTGA
- a CDS encoding anti-virulence regulator CigR family protein translates to MKMPKSVIAGLGVLVLGASALVHAAPPDQRDDDRGGPQGQHEQRGDDHRGPPDDRRGGPPRDFGPVRQIIHDNHGQFSRGAPPPPNVRLVRGQPLPRGYYGERLDNRALARLPVYPGYEWRRSGPDVVLIAVGTGIVYEILDGVLN, encoded by the coding sequence ATGAAAATGCCTAAATCCGTGATTGCCGGTCTTGGTGTGCTGGTGCTTGGCGCCAGCGCCCTGGTGCACGCCGCACCGCCCGACCAGCGCGATGACGACCGTGGCGGCCCGCAAGGCCAGCACGAGCAGCGTGGCGATGACCATCGGGGCCCACCGGACGATCGACGTGGCGGCCCGCCCCGGGACTTCGGCCCCGTGCGCCAGATCATCCATGACAACCACGGCCAGTTCTCCCGGGGCGCGCCGCCGCCGCCCAACGTGCGCCTGGTACGCGGTCAGCCGCTGCCCCGTGGGTACTACGGCGAACGCCTGGACAACCGCGCCCTGGCACGCCTGCCGGTCTACCCAGGTTATGAATGGCGCCGCTCGGGGCCGGATGTGGTGCTGATTGCCGTAGGGACAGGCATCGTCTACGAGATTCTGGACGGTGTGCTCAACTAA
- the trpB gene encoding tryptophan synthase subunit beta has product MTQSQTDLRNGPDANGLFGAFGGRYVAETLMPLILDLAREYEAAKIDPAFNEELAYFQRDYVGRPSPLYFAERLTEFCGGAKIYLKREELNHTGAHKINNCIGQILLARRMGKKRIIAETGAGMHGVATATVAARFGLQCVIYMGTTDIERQQANVFRMKLLGAEVIPVVAGTGTLKDAMNEALRDWVTNVDDTFYLIGTVAGPHPYPAMVRDFQAVIGKETRTQLQAQEGRLPDSLVACIGGGSNAMGLFHPFLDDTSVEIIGVEAAGHGIETGMHAASLNGGVPGVLHGNRTFLLQDDDGQIIDAHSISAGLDYPGIGPEHAWLHDIGRVQYTSVTDHEALDAFHKCCRLEGIIPALESAHALAEVFKRAPTLPKDHLMVVNLSGRGDKDMQTVMHHMEQSQQEKH; this is encoded by the coding sequence ATGACTCAGTCCCAGACCGATCTGCGCAACGGCCCCGACGCCAATGGCCTGTTCGGCGCATTCGGCGGCCGCTACGTGGCCGAAACCCTGATGCCGTTGATCCTCGACCTGGCCCGCGAATACGAAGCGGCCAAGATTGATCCGGCGTTCAATGAGGAATTGGCCTACTTCCAGCGCGACTACGTGGGCCGTCCAAGCCCGCTGTATTTCGCCGAGCGCCTGACTGAGTTCTGCGGCGGCGCCAAGATCTACCTCAAGCGCGAAGAGCTGAACCACACCGGCGCGCACAAGATCAACAACTGCATTGGCCAGATCCTGCTGGCGCGGCGCATGGGCAAGAAACGCATCATCGCCGAGACCGGCGCCGGCATGCACGGCGTGGCCACCGCCACCGTGGCCGCGCGCTTCGGCCTGCAATGCGTGATCTACATGGGCACCACCGACATCGAGCGCCAGCAGGCCAACGTGTTCCGCATGAAACTGCTGGGCGCTGAGGTGATACCGGTGGTCGCCGGCACCGGCACCCTGAAAGACGCGATGAACGAAGCCCTGCGCGACTGGGTCACCAACGTCGACGACACCTTCTACCTGATCGGCACCGTGGCCGGCCCGCACCCCTACCCGGCGATGGTGCGTGATTTCCAGGCCGTGATCGGCAAGGAAACCCGCACCCAGCTGCAAGCCCAGGAAGGCCGCCTGCCCGACAGCCTGGTGGCATGCATCGGTGGCGGCTCCAACGCGATGGGCCTGTTCCACCCCTTCCTGGATGACACCAGCGTCGAAATCATCGGCGTCGAAGCGGCCGGCCACGGCATCGAAACCGGCATGCATGCCGCCAGCCTCAACGGTGGCGTACCGGGCGTGCTGCACGGCAACCGCACGTTCCTGTTGCAGGACGACGACGGCCAGATCATCGACGCCCACTCGATTTCCGCCGGCCTCGACTACCCCGGCATCGGCCCTGAACACGCCTGGTTGCACGACATCGGCCGCGTCCAGTACACCTCGGTGACCGACCACGAAGCGCTCGACGCCTTCCACAAATGCTGCCGCCTGGAAGGGATCATCCCCGCCCTGGAAAGCGCCCACGCCCTGGCCGAAGTGTTCAAGCGTGCGCCAACCCTGCCCAAGGATCACCTGATGGTGGTCAACCTGTCCGGCCGTGGCGACAAAGACATGCAGACCGTGATGCACCACATGGAACAGTCCCAGCAGGAGAAACACTAA
- a CDS encoding MFS transporter, with protein sequence MHPESFTGQASLVTPTRKRFFIMVLLFITVVINYLDRSNLSIAAPALTSELGIDPVHVGLIFSAFGWTYAAMQIPGGWLVDRVPPRILYTAALLLWSIATVMLGFAASFIALFVLRMAVGALEAPAYPINSRVVTTWFPERERATAIGVYTSGQFVGLAFLTPVLAWLQHAFGWHMVFVATGGVGILWALVWYAVYREPKDFKGANVAEIELIREGGGLVDMQAKAVKAPFSWVDLGIVLSKRKLWGIYLGQFCLNSTLWFFLTWFPTYLVKYRGMDFIKSGLLASLPFLAAFVGVLCSGIFSDWLIRRGASVGFARKLPIIGGLLISTAIIGANYVDSTAWVIAFLAVAFFGNGLASITWSLVSTLAPARLLGLTGGVFNFIGNLAAIATPIVIGFLASGDSFAPAITYIALLALLGALSYILLVGKVERIEL encoded by the coding sequence ATGCACCCTGAATCCTTCACCGGGCAGGCTTCTTTAGTCACGCCTACCAGAAAGCGTTTTTTCATCATGGTGCTGCTGTTTATCACCGTGGTGATCAACTACCTCGACCGCAGCAACCTGTCGATTGCCGCCCCGGCGTTGACCAGCGAGCTGGGCATCGACCCGGTGCATGTCGGGTTGATTTTCTCCGCGTTCGGCTGGACTTACGCCGCCATGCAGATCCCCGGCGGCTGGTTGGTCGACCGCGTGCCGCCGCGCATTCTCTACACGGCGGCCCTGCTGCTGTGGTCGATTGCCACCGTGATGCTGGGCTTCGCCGCCAGCTTTATCGCGCTGTTCGTCCTGCGCATGGCGGTGGGTGCCCTGGAAGCCCCGGCGTATCCCATCAACAGCCGCGTGGTCACTACCTGGTTTCCTGAGCGTGAGCGGGCCACTGCGATTGGCGTCTATACCTCCGGGCAGTTTGTAGGGCTGGCGTTCCTCACGCCGGTATTGGCCTGGCTGCAGCACGCATTCGGCTGGCATATGGTGTTTGTAGCCACCGGTGGCGTGGGCATTCTGTGGGCGCTGGTTTGGTACGCGGTGTATCGCGAGCCTAAGGATTTTAAAGGCGCCAACGTGGCCGAGATCGAGTTGATCCGTGAAGGCGGCGGTTTGGTGGATATGCAGGCGAAAGCGGTCAAGGCACCGTTCAGTTGGGTCGACCTGGGGATTGTGCTGAGCAAGCGCAAACTCTGGGGCATCTACCTCGGCCAGTTCTGCCTGAACTCCACGTTGTGGTTCTTCCTGACCTGGTTCCCGACCTACCTGGTGAAATATCGCGGCATGGACTTCATCAAGTCCGGCCTGCTCGCGTCGTTGCCATTCCTGGCGGCGTTCGTGGGTGTGCTGTGTTCCGGGATTTTCTCCGACTGGCTGATTCGCCGGGGGGCGTCGGTAGGGTTTGCACGCAAATTGCCGATCATTGGCGGGCTGCTGATTTCCACGGCGATCATTGGCGCCAACTATGTGGATTCGACGGCGTGGGTGATTGCGTTCCTGGCGGTGGCGTTCTTTGGCAATGGCTTGGCGTCGATTACCTGGTCGCTGGTGTCGACCCTGGCACCTGCGCGCTTGTTGGGGCTGACCGGTGGGGTATTTAACTTCATCGGCAACCTGGCGGCGATTGCCACACCGATCGTGATTGGCTTCCTGGCCAGCGGGGATTCGTTTGCACCGGCGATTACCTACATCGCGTTGCTGGCGTTGCTTGGGGCACTTTCCTACATATTGCTCGTAGGCAAAGTCGAACGCATCGAGCTTTAA
- a CDS encoding LysR family transcriptional regulator: MSRDLPPLNALRAFEATARLNSVSQAAEQLHVTHGAVSRQLKVLEEHLGVSLFVKDGRGLKLTDAGVRLRDASAEAFERLRDVCAELTQSSADAPFVLGCSGSLLARWFIPRLGRLNADLPDLRLHLSAGEGDLDPRRPGLDALLVFAEPPWPADMQVYELASERIGPVMSPRFAGYERLRQAPASALCGEALLHTTSRPQAWPSWAQQHGIEPGALKLGQGFEHLYYLLEAAVAGLGVAIAPQPLVAEDLRAGRLVAPWGFSETPAHLALWLPKRAADGRARQLAQWLKAELLRQPG, translated from the coding sequence ATGAGCCGAGACCTTCCCCCCCTCAATGCCTTGCGCGCATTCGAAGCCACCGCCCGCCTCAACAGCGTCAGCCAGGCGGCCGAGCAGTTGCATGTGACCCACGGTGCGGTCAGCCGTCAGCTGAAAGTGCTGGAGGAACATTTGGGTGTCAGCCTGTTCGTCAAGGATGGACGCGGCCTCAAACTCACAGATGCCGGTGTTCGCCTGCGGGATGCGAGTGCCGAGGCGTTCGAGCGGTTGCGGGATGTGTGCGCCGAACTCACGCAAAGCAGCGCCGATGCCCCGTTCGTGCTCGGCTGTTCCGGCAGTTTGCTGGCGCGCTGGTTCATTCCTCGCTTGGGCCGTTTGAATGCCGACCTGCCCGACTTGCGCCTGCATTTGTCGGCCGGCGAAGGCGATCTCGACCCGCGGCGGCCCGGGCTGGACGCCCTATTGGTATTTGCCGAGCCACCGTGGCCGGCGGATATGCAGGTGTATGAGCTGGCCAGCGAGCGCATCGGCCCGGTAATGAGCCCGCGTTTCGCCGGTTACGAGCGCTTGCGCCAAGCGCCCGCTTCGGCGCTGTGCGGTGAAGCACTGTTGCACACCACCTCGCGCCCGCAAGCCTGGCCGAGTTGGGCGCAGCAGCACGGCATCGAGCCAGGAGCATTGAAGCTCGGGCAAGGGTTTGAGCATTTGTATTATTTGCTGGAGGCGGCAGTGGCTGGGCTGGGGGTGGCCATTGCGCCGCAACCGCTGGTGGCAGAGGACCTGCGAGCGGGTCGCCTGGTAGCGCCGTGGGGGTTCAGTGAAACCCCGGCGCACCTGGCATTGTGGCTGCCCAAGCGCGCCGCAGACGGGCGCGCTCGGCAGCTGGCGCAGTGGCTCAAGGCTGAGCTGTTGCGCCAACCGGGCTAG
- a CDS encoding OsmC family protein — protein MSIVKKASAHWEGDLKTGLGSISTETGVLREAPYGFKARFEGGKGTNPEELIGAAHAGCFSMAFSMILGDAGLKADSIDTQAEVTLDQVEGGFAITAVHLVLKAKIPGASQAQFDELSKKAKEGCPVSKVLNAKISLDATLVN, from the coding sequence ATGAGTATCGTTAAAAAAGCATCCGCGCATTGGGAAGGTGATCTGAAGACTGGCTTGGGTTCCATTTCTACGGAAACCGGCGTACTGCGCGAAGCGCCCTACGGCTTCAAGGCCCGTTTCGAAGGCGGCAAGGGCACCAACCCTGAAGAACTGATTGGTGCGGCCCACGCCGGCTGTTTCTCCATGGCCTTTTCCATGATCCTGGGCGACGCCGGGCTCAAGGCTGACAGCATCGACACCCAGGCCGAAGTGACCCTGGACCAGGTCGAGGGCGGCTTTGCGATCACCGCCGTGCACCTGGTGCTCAAGGCCAAGATCCCCGGCGCCAGCCAGGCGCAGTTCGATGAATTGAGCAAAAAGGCCAAGGAAGGGTGCCCGGTGTCCAAGGTGCTGAATGCGAAAATCAGCCTGGATGCCACGCTGGTCAACTGA
- a CDS encoding DUF883 family protein, translated as MANTSLRKASLESMEAEISSLLKSLESLKDDASDESRKTLKALKSNAENALKHSRHLISDAYEESKVKIRETGVATRDYAQEHPWTTAGVAVGALGLLAAYLLCKRGD; from the coding sequence ATGGCCAACACTTCTTTACGCAAAGCGTCGCTGGAAAGCATGGAAGCCGAGATTTCGAGCCTGCTCAAGTCCCTTGAGAGCCTCAAGGATGATGCGTCCGATGAGTCGCGCAAAACCCTGAAGGCCCTGAAAAGCAACGCCGAGAATGCCCTTAAGCACTCGCGCCACCTGATCAGCGACGCCTACGAAGAAAGCAAAGTCAAAATCCGCGAAACCGGTGTCGCCACCCGCGACTACGCACAAGAGCACCCATGGACCACCGCTGGCGTTGCCGTTGGCGCACTGGGCCTGCTGGCGGCTTACCTGCTGTGCAAGCGCGGTGACTGA
- a CDS encoding CaiB/BaiF CoA transferase family protein encodes MGALSHLRVLDLSRVLAGPWSGQILADLGAEVIKVERPGSGDDTRAWGPPFLKDAYGENTSEAAYYLSANRNKESVTIDFTQPEGQKLVRDLAAKSDILIENFKVGGLAAYGLDYESLKEINPELIYCSITGFGQTGPYAARAGYDFMIQGLGGLMSLTGRPEGDEGAGPVKVGVALTDILTGLYSTVAILAALAHRDHDGGGQHIDMALLDVQVACLANQAMNYLTTGVSPKRLGNAHPNIVPYQDFPTADGDFILTVGNDGQFRKFAEVAGQPQWANDPRFATNQARVANRATLIPLIRQATVFKTTSEWVLQLERVGVPCGPINDLAQVFADPQVKARGLAMALPHALAGSVPQVANPIRLSKTPVEYRSAPPLLGEHTVQVLQEVLGLGPASVAALREAGVI; translated from the coding sequence ATGGGCGCGCTTTCGCACCTGCGGGTACTGGATTTATCGCGAGTCCTGGCGGGCCCTTGGTCCGGGCAGATTCTTGCGGACCTTGGGGCTGAGGTTATCAAGGTTGAGCGGCCGGGTAGTGGCGACGACACGCGGGCCTGGGGGCCGCCCTTCCTTAAGGATGCGTATGGCGAGAACACCAGTGAAGCTGCGTATTACCTCTCGGCTAACCGTAATAAGGAGTCGGTGACTATCGACTTCACGCAGCCGGAGGGGCAGAAGCTGGTACGTGACCTCGCAGCCAAGTCCGATATCCTGATCGAGAACTTCAAGGTGGGTGGTCTGGCGGCTTATGGCCTGGACTATGAGTCGCTCAAGGAGATCAATCCTGAATTGATCTATTGCTCGATCACGGGCTTTGGTCAAACAGGGCCCTATGCGGCTCGGGCTGGTTATGACTTCATGATTCAGGGGCTGGGCGGGCTGATGAGTCTTACCGGTCGGCCAGAAGGCGATGAAGGTGCCGGGCCAGTGAAGGTTGGCGTCGCGCTGACCGACATCCTGACAGGGCTTTACTCGACCGTGGCGATCCTGGCAGCGCTTGCTCATCGGGATCACGACGGCGGTGGCCAGCATATCGATATGGCGCTGCTTGACGTGCAGGTGGCTTGCTTGGCCAATCAGGCGATGAATTACCTGACGACGGGAGTGTCACCCAAGCGCCTGGGCAATGCGCATCCGAATATCGTGCCTTATCAGGATTTCCCAACGGCAGATGGTGACTTCATCCTGACCGTGGGTAACGACGGACAGTTTCGCAAGTTTGCTGAAGTCGCCGGGCAACCGCAGTGGGCGAATGACCCGCGGTTTGCCACTAATCAGGCACGGGTTGCCAACCGCGCGACGCTGATCCCGCTGATTCGCCAGGCGACGGTCTTCAAGACGACGAGTGAGTGGGTATTGCAACTCGAACGGGTGGGGGTTCCGTGTGGGCCAATCAATGATCTGGCGCAGGTGTTTGCTGATCCGCAGGTCAAGGCGCGTGGTTTGGCGATGGCGTTGCCCCATGCGCTGGCAGGGAGTGTGCCTCAGGTTGCCAATCCGATCCGACTCTCCAAGACACCTGTGGAATATCGCAGTGCGCCTCCACTGCTGGGGGAGCATACAGTTCAGGTACTCCAGGAGGTACTGGGATTGGGTCCGGCTAGCGTGGCTGCTTTAAGAGAGGCGGGGGTTATCTAA
- a CDS encoding DUF1161 domain-containing protein, whose translation MKKFLLAVGLLSMAGTALAAGKPCEELKSEIAAKLDAKGVQHYSLEVVDKGASSEKVVGTCEGGTKEIVYKRG comes from the coding sequence ATGAAGAAGTTCCTGTTGGCGGTAGGTTTGTTGAGCATGGCGGGCACAGCCCTGGCGGCGGGCAAGCCTTGTGAAGAGCTGAAAAGCGAGATTGCAGCAAAGTTGGATGCGAAAGGCGTTCAGCATTATTCGCTGGAAGTGGTGGATAAAGGCGCCTCGTCCGAAAAAGTGGTCGGCACCTGCGAAGGTGGCACCAAGGAAATCGTCTACAAGCGCGGTTAA
- the trpA gene encoding tryptophan synthase subunit alpha — protein MSRLHTRFAQLKEQNRAALVTFVTAGDPGYDTSLAILKGLPAAGADVIELGMPFTDPMADGPAIQLANIRALEAKQNLVKTLQMVREFRKDNHDTPLVLMGYFNPIHKYGVPKFIADAKEAGVDGLIVVDMPPEHNGELCDPAQAAGIDFIRLTTPTTDDVRLPTVLNGSSGFVYYVSVAGVTGAGAATLEHVEEAVTRLRRHTDLPISIGFGIRTPEQAAAIARLADGVVVGSALIDHIANASNDQQAIDGVLSLCAALSEGVRNARK, from the coding sequence ATGAGCCGCCTGCACACTCGCTTTGCGCAACTCAAGGAACAAAACCGCGCCGCCTTGGTGACCTTCGTCACCGCTGGCGACCCGGGTTATGACACCTCCCTGGCGATTCTCAAGGGTTTGCCGGCTGCCGGTGCCGATGTCATCGAACTGGGCATGCCGTTCACCGACCCGATGGCCGACGGCCCCGCCATCCAACTAGCCAACATCCGTGCGCTTGAGGCCAAGCAGAATCTGGTGAAAACCCTGCAGATGGTGCGTGAGTTCCGTAAAGACAACCACGACACTCCGCTGGTGCTGATGGGTTACTTCAACCCGATCCACAAATATGGTGTGCCGAAGTTTATTGCCGACGCCAAGGAAGCCGGTGTGGACGGCCTGATCGTGGTCGACATGCCGCCTGAGCATAACGGTGAGCTGTGCGACCCGGCTCAGGCAGCAGGCATCGACTTTATCCGCCTGACCACGCCGACCACCGACGACGTGCGCCTGCCCACCGTTCTCAACGGCAGCTCCGGCTTTGTGTACTACGTGTCCGTGGCCGGTGTGACGGGGGCTGGCGCCGCCACCCTGGAACACGTCGAAGAAGCCGTGACCCGCCTGCGTCGGCATACCGACCTGCCGATCAGCATCGGTTTTGGTATCCGCACGCCGGAACAAGCCGCGGCCATCGCGCGCCTGGCCGATGGTGTAGTGGTGGGCTCAGCGCTGATCGATCACATCGCCAACGCCAGCAACGATCAACAAGCGATCGATGGGGTATTGAGCCTGTGCGCGGCGCTGTCGGAAGGTGTCCGTAACGCCCGTAAGTAA